A region of Catharus ustulatus isolate bCatUst1 chromosome 9, bCatUst1.pri.v2, whole genome shotgun sequence DNA encodes the following proteins:
- the TMEM69 gene encoding transmembrane protein 69, whose translation MFPLIQRCCFHTPFKLQRLTGPSLLCCGKNKTAWSSLALRLQRDAHPLSTSLNLKPASVYTTKLQAFHTSLPVFKKKTPAESEAESQKSLESLKDSPKPALYLSLGGLIPFVAVPLTMAVQGTYCPQLAFAQVAYGAATASFLGGMRWGFALPENSPAKPDWLNLANGTVPPLLACQALLFKDVTQGAVMLMLALGIALHYDVSLLPTYPRWFKVLRVVGTTVMILSLLATVALKAFLEGEQSDDRKIWQNTSK comes from the exons ATGTTTCCTCTCATACAACGGTGCTGCTTCCACACACCTTTCAAA CTGCAGAGATTAACTGGTCCCagtctgctgtgctgtgggaagaATAAGACAGCTTGGTCGTCCTTGGCCCTCCGGCTGCAGAGAGATGCGCATCCTCTCTCAACATCTCTGAACCTCAAACCAGCATCAGTTTACACAACCAAGCTCCAGGCTTTTCACACCTCTCTCCCTGTCTTCAAGAAGAAAACCCCTGCAGAATCTGaggcagaatcacagaaaagcCTGGAATCACTGAAGGATTCTCCCAAGCCAGCCCTTTACTTAAGCCTTGGGGGGCTAATTCCATTTGTGGCCGTGCCACTGACCATGGCCGTGCAGGGGACCTACTGCCCTCAGCTGGCCTTTGCTCAGGTTGCCTACGGCGCTGCAACAGCATCATTCCTAGGGGGAATGAGGTGGGGGTTTGCTCTCCCAGAAAACAGTCCAGCCAAGCCAGACTGGCTGAACCTGGCTAATGGCACAGTTCCTCCTCTGCTTGCCTGCCAAGCCTTGCTTTTCAAAGATGTCACTCAGGGAGCAGTAATGCTCATGCTGGCCTTAGGGATAGCACTGCATTATGACGTTTCCCTTCTTCCTACTTACCCCAGGTGGTTTAAAGTACTGAGGGTAGTGGGAACAACGGTGATGATATTATCCCTGTTGGCCACTGTAGCACTGAAAGCTTTCTTGGAAGGGGAGCAAAGTGATGACAGAAAAATATGGCAGAACACAAGTAAATAA
- the LOC117000277 gene encoding actin-binding protein IPP, which translates to MAATAGTSKSGSGSGSSSSSERHARLLLAQINRLRAGQSFCDVRLEVGPEAFPVHRLVLAASSPYFAALFAGGMKESGRDVVRIAGVEADTFHTLLDFIYTGVVSIAEHNVQELIVAADMLQLTEVVELCCEFLKGQIDPLNCIGLFQFSEQIACHDLMEFTESYIHAHFLEVQSGEEFLALTKEQLVKILRSEDLSIEDEYQVFTAAMQWILKDVGKRKKYVVEVLEPVRFPLLPAQRLLKYIESIPDFSLRVALQTLLKEYCEVSKSPKENKVSSFLQASKGRPRRKARKYLYAVGGYTRLQGGRWSDSRALSCVERFDTFSHYWTTVSSLHQARSGLGVAVVGGMVYAIGGEDNSMIFDCTECYDPVTKQWTTVASMNHPRCALGVCTCYGAIYALGGWIGAEIGNTIERFDPEENSWDVVGSMAKPRYCFGCCEMQGLIYVIGGISSEGVELRSVEVYDPISKRWSELAPMGTRRAYLGVAALNDCIYAVGGWNESQDALASVERYSFEEEKWVEVASMKIPRAGVCVVAVNGLLYASGGRAPSPDFAAPVTSDSVEVYNPHMDSWTEIANMITSRCEGGVAVL; encoded by the exons ATGGCGGCGACTGCCGGGACGAGCAAGAGcggctctggctctggctccagctccaGTTCCGAGCGGCATGCCCGCCTCCTCCTGGCCCAGATCAACCGCCTGCGTGCCGGGCAAAGCTTTTGCGACGTGCGGCTGGAGGTGGGCCCGGAGGCGTTCCCCGTGCACCGCCTGGTGCTGGCGGCCAGCAGCCCCTACTTCGCGGCGCTGTTCGCGGGCGGCATGAAGGAGTCCGGGCGGGACGTGGTGCGCATCGCGGGCGTGGAGGCGGACACCTTCCACACGCTACTCGACTTCATCTACACAG GGGTGGTGAGCATCGCGGAGCACAACGTCCAGGAGCTCATCGTCGCCGCGGACATGCTGCAGCTCACCGAGGTGGTGGAGCTCTGCTGCGAGTTCCTCAAGGGCCAGATCGACCCGCTGAACTGCATCGGCCTCTTCCAGTTCTCCGAGCAGATCGCCTGTCACGACCTGATGGAGTTCACCGAGAGCTACATCCACGCGCACTTCCTGGAGGTGCAGAGCGGGGAGGAGTTCCTGGCGCTCACCAAGGAGCAGCTCGTGAAGATCCTGCGGAGCGAGGACCTGAGCATCGAGGACGAGTACCAGGTTTTCACGGCAGCGATGCAATGGATTCTGAAGGatgtggggaaaagaaagaaatatgtcGTAGAAGTACTGGAGCCTGTTCGATTCCCTCTGCTACCAGCGCAAAGGTTGTTGAAATACATAGAAA GTATTCCAGATTTCAGTCTTCGGGTGGCCCTGCAAACTCTGTTGAAAGAATATTGTGAAGTCTCTAAGTCTCCCAAAGAGAACAAGGTCAGCAGTTTTCTGCAGGCTTCTAAAGGTCGTCCCCGGAGGAAAGCCAGGAAGTACCTTTATGCAGTAG GTGGGTACACCCGACTGCAAGGAGGACGCTGGAGTGACAGCAGAGCCCTCAGCTGTGTGGAGCGATTTGACACCTTCAGCCACTACTGGACCACGGTGTCCTCTCTCCACCAGGCCCGGAGCgggctgggggtggctgtgGTGGGAGGAATGGTCTATGCCATTGGAG GTGAGGACAACTCAATGATTTTTGACTGTACTGAATGTTATGATCCTGTTACTAAGCAATGGACAACTGTGGCTTCCATGAACCATCCCCGTTGTGCACTAGGAGTGTGCACATGCTATGGTGCTATCTATGCTTTGG GAGGCTGGATTGGAGCAGAGATTGGCAACACAATAGAAAGATTTGATCCTGAAGAGAATAGCTGGGATGTGGTGGGAAGCATGGCTAAGCCCCGTTACTGCTTTGGGTGTTGTGAAATGCAAG GTTTGATTTATGTCATTGGTGGTATCAGCAGTGAAGGAGTAGAGCTGCGTTCTGTTGAAGTCTACGACCCCATCTCTAAACGTTGGTCTGAGCTCGCTCCAATGGGCACCCGAAGAGCCTATCTTGGTGTAGCTGCTCTCAACGATTGTATCTATGCTGTGGGAGGCTGGAATGAATCCCAGGATGCACTTGCTAGTGTAGAAAGATACTCATTTGAAGAG GAAAAGTGGGTTGAAGTTGCATCGATGAAGATCCCAAGAGCTGGTGTCTGTGTTGTGGCTGTGAATGGACTTCTCTATGCCTCAGGAGGCCGAGCTCCCAGTCCTGATTTTGCTGCTCCAGTAACCTCTGACTCTGTTGAAGTTTATAACCCTCACATGGACAGTTGGACTGAAATTGCCAACATGATTACCAGCCGCTGCGAAGGAGGCGTAGCTGTGCTGtaa